One stretch of Armigeres subalbatus isolate Guangzhou_Male chromosome 2, GZ_Asu_2, whole genome shotgun sequence DNA includes these proteins:
- the LOC134215236 gene encoding uncharacterized protein LOC134215236 codes for MKVFTVFLTLAIVGISAAPENYFVSQQNWHHQKPERTQELSPDGYKIVPGTIDVRCPRTDDINNPIHLPIQGDCSKFMKCFGGRAFEQECPGGLEFGVAVNRCDYPDLAKCSRN; via the exons ATGAAAG tcTTCACAGTGTTCCTGACATTGGCCATTGTTGGAATATCGGCCGCTCCTGAAAACTATTTCGTATCCCAACAAAACTGGCACCATCAAAAACCTGAACGGACCCAGGAGTTGAGCCCCGATGGCTACAAAATTGTTCCGGGAACCATCGATGTACGCTGCCCAAGGACAGACGATATCAACAATCCTATCCATCTGCCAATCCAAGGCGATTGCAGCAAGTTTATGAAGTGCTTCGGTGGTCGTGCCTTCGAGCAAGAATGCCCTGGTGGTTTGGAATTCGGAGTCGCCGTGAACCGCTGCGATTATCCCGATTTGGCTAAATGCAGTCGCAACTGA